From the genome of Nicotiana sylvestris chromosome 2, ASM39365v2, whole genome shotgun sequence, one region includes:
- the LOC138883543 gene encoding uncharacterized protein, with protein MVEEELDGEPWFHDIREYIRMGVYLFKITHQNSTPYRPKANGEVKAANKNIKKILRKMVEGSRRWHVKLPFALLGYHTTVRTSVGATPYLLVYVTEAVIPAEIKIPSLRIVAEAEIDDDEWVKTRLEQLSLIDEKRLVAMCLGQLYQKRMERAYNKKDLPE; from the exons ATGGTTGAGGAAGAACtcgatggtgaaccatggttccatgacattagggagtatatcaggatgggggtatatctg tttaagattacgcatcaaaactccaccccataccgccccaaggcaaatggagaagtcaaggcagccaacaagaatataaagaagatacttcggaaaatggtagaaggttccaggcGATGGCATGTGAAGTTGccctttgcgttgttgggttatcacactactgttcgcacttcagtaggtgcaactccttatttgttggtatatgtcacagaagcagtgatacccgcggagATTAAAATTCCCTCCCTTCGGATCGTTGccgaagccgaaattgatgatgatgagtgggtcaaaacccgtctggagcaattgagtttgattgatgagaaaagattggtagCAATGTGTcttggccagttgtatcaaaagagaatggaaagagcatataacaagaag
- the LOC138883550 gene encoding uncharacterized protein, which produces MKILNEAHVPDKNLVNHLEKITNKIFEVNRVTFSDDELPVEGTEHNKALYLTVKCEDFMVTRVLVDNGSSAKISPLSTLNKLKVDDERIHKNRICVRGFSGGGKDSMVKFEWDRQEIVVHGEENLCAHSDASIPFIKAEDDKGLWVYQVFEIVLVEKGIIQPVSLPENLGAFGLEFEPTVKDMKRVKRSFVKPGARKCPVTTVPSSVVDIDKELIESIQRLFDDVIMVEVREECDDESEYDEDEAFEELIKELSHFEEKSKPNLNKTEAINLEDLDNVIETKISVHLEPQIREEIVKAFFEYKDIFAWSYDDMPSLSTDLVVHKFPIDPTFPPVKQKLRKFKTDMSVNIKEEVIKQLDVKVIRVTRYPMWLANVVHVPTKDGKTRVCVDYRDLNKASPKDNFPPPNIHILIDNFAKHEIGSFVDCYAGYHKILMDEEDAEKIEFITLWGTYCYRVMPFSLKNIGATYMRAMTTIFHDIIHKEIEVYMDDMIIKSRKQSDHINDLRKFCQRLCRYNLKLNPAKCVFGVPLGKLLGFIVSRQGIKLDPSKIKAIQELPPPKNKTEHDIIGRKEHDIYYLNKKFTFYEVKYAPLKRTCCALTWVAQKLKHYLSSYTTYLISHLDHLKYIFQKPMPTGRLAKWQILLIEFDIVYVTRTAIKAQALADHLAENPVDEEYEPLRTYLPDEEVMHIDKVEKDEKTEWKLFFDGDANIKGVGIGAVLVSETGHHYPVTAQLYFYCTNNMAEYEACIMGLRLVVDMGIQEVLVLGDSNLLVWEI; this is translated from the exons atgaaaattttgaacgaagctcatgtccccgacaaaaatttagtgaaccatctagagaagatcaccaacaaaatatttgaggtgaatagGGTCACCTTTTCTGATGACGAGTTGCCggtggaaggtactgaacacaacaaagctctctatcttacggtaaaatgtgaagattttATGGTCAccagggtattggttgacaatggttccagtgcaaaaatcagccctctctctactctgaacaagttgaaagttgatgatgagagaattcacaagaacagaaTATGCGTTCGAGGTTTCAGCGGTGGAGGAAAAGACTCG atggtcaagttcgagtgggataggcaggaGATCGTTGTGCATGGTGAGGAgaatttgtgtgctcacagtgaCGCCTCCATCCCGTTCATTAaggctgaagatgacaaagggctttgggtctatcaagtttttgaaatagTGTTGGTCGAGAAG GGAATCATACAACCAGTTTCCCTCCCTGAAAATTTGGGTGCGTTCGGTCTTGAATTCGAACCTACAGTGAAAGATATGAAAAGGGTtaaaag gtcttttgtcaagcctGGTGCTAGGAAATGCCCAGTGACGACAGTTCCAAGTTCCGTGGTTGACATTgataaggagttaattgaaagtaTCCAaaggttgtttgatgatgtgatcatGGTAGAAGTTAGAGAAG agtgtgatgatgaatcagaatatgatgaggatgaggcctttgaagagcttattaaggaactaagtcattttgaagaaaaatccaagcctaatctgaataaAACGGAAGCAATCAATCTAGAGGATCTAGATAATGTCatagaaactaagataagtgtccatcttgaaccgcaaatTAGGGAAGAAATAGTTAAAGCGTTTTttgagtataaggatatttttgcatggtcgtatgatgacatgccaagcttgagtaccgatttggtggtccacaaatttCCAATTGATCCAACATTCCCTCCCGTTaagcaaaagttgagaaagtttaaaactgacatgagtgtgaatattaaagaagaagtcaTAAAGCAGCTTGATgtaaaggtcattcgagtcacgcggtatcccatgtggttagccaatgttgtgcatgTGCCAACAAAAGATGGAAAGactagagtgtgtgttgattaccgtgacctcaacaaagcaagtccaaaggacaatttCCCACCTCcgaatatccacattttgattgataattttgccaagcatgagattgggtcttttgtggattgctatgcggggtatcataagattttaatggatgaggaagatgcggaaaagatagAATTCATCACGCtgtggggaacatattgctaccgAGTCATGccttttagtttgaaaaacattggggcaacttacatgagggcaatgactaccatattccatgacattatacacaaggagattgaggtttacaTGGATGATATGATtataaagtccaggaagcagtctgaccacatcaatgatttgagaaagtTTTGCCAGAGGCtctgcaggtacaatctcaagctcaatcctgcaaagtgtgtaTTTGGTGTTCCATTGGGAAaactgttggggttcatagtcagtcgacaGGGCATtaagttggatccgtcaaagatcaaagctatccaggaattgccaccgccaaagaacaagaccgag catgacatcattGGCAGGAAAGAGCATGACATCTactatctcaacaagaagttcacatTTTATGAGGTTAAGTATGCTCCCCTtaaaaggacatgttgcgccctaacttgggtagcacagaagttgaagcattatttgtcatcctacactacttacctcatttctcaccTAGATcatttgaagtatatctttcagaagcctatgcccacaggaaggctcgcaaagtggcagatcttgctcatagagtttgacatcgtatatGTGACTCGGACAGCGATAAAAGCACaagcattagccgatcacttggccgagaacccggtggatgaagaatatgaacctttgaggaCTTACTTAcccgatgaagaggtaatgcatatcgaCAAGGTCGAGAAGGATGAAAAGACCGagtggaaacttttctttgatggggatgcCAACATAAAAGGTGTCGGGATAGGGGCAGTGcttgtttctgaaacagggcatcactaccctgttacagccCAGCTAtatttctactgtactaacaacatggctgagtacgaggcatgcattatGGGACTAAGGCTAGTTGTAGATATGggaatccaggaagtcttggtcttgggagactcgaacctTTTGGTGTGGGaaatttaa